A portion of the Streptomyces coeruleoprunus genome contains these proteins:
- a CDS encoding pectate lyase has product MRKSHPAVALVLLGTLSVPAHAEARDISRETLAPDDGWAAAEGGTTGGAAADDAHVHTVTNRAELVRALDGGSDTPKIIKIAGTIDANTDDHGEHLDCADYATGGYDLAKYLAAYDPRTWGSAKPSGPQEEARQASAARQAERVELPVGSHTTIVGLGSGAVLKGASLQVEDADNVIIRNLDLRDAYDCFPVWQPNNGGLGDWKTAYDTIWLRGATHVWIDHVTLSDKGHPDAKEPTHFARNYLRHDGLLDITNGSDLITVSWSRLTGHDKAMLIGNSDSATGDRGKLRITLHHNEFAAVVQRAPRVRFGQVHLYNNRYVIPEGTDHRYSLGIGTESRVYAENNAFTAPGHIEVADLVKSWNGTALHATGTLFNGYPVDLRTIHNAYNSGSERDLTADVGPRPTLHGRIDSAATADRAVADGAGAGRIR; this is encoded by the coding sequence AGACCCTCGCCCCGGACGACGGCTGGGCGGCCGCCGAAGGCGGCACCACCGGCGGCGCCGCGGCCGACGACGCCCACGTGCACACCGTCACCAACCGCGCCGAGCTCGTCCGCGCGCTCGACGGCGGCAGCGACACCCCGAAGATCATCAAGATCGCGGGGACCATCGACGCCAACACCGACGACCACGGCGAGCACCTCGACTGCGCCGACTACGCCACCGGCGGCTACGACCTGGCGAAGTACCTCGCCGCCTACGACCCCCGGACCTGGGGCTCCGCCAAGCCGAGCGGCCCGCAGGAGGAGGCCCGCCAGGCCTCCGCCGCCCGGCAGGCCGAGCGGGTCGAGCTGCCGGTCGGCTCCCACACCACGATCGTCGGCCTCGGCTCCGGCGCCGTGCTCAAGGGCGCCAGCCTCCAGGTCGAGGACGCGGACAACGTGATCATCCGCAACCTCGACCTCCGCGACGCCTACGACTGCTTCCCCGTCTGGCAGCCCAACAACGGCGGCCTCGGCGACTGGAAGACCGCGTACGACACCATCTGGCTGCGCGGCGCCACCCACGTCTGGATCGACCACGTCACGCTCTCCGACAAGGGCCACCCCGACGCGAAGGAACCCACCCACTTCGCCCGCAACTACCTGCGCCACGACGGCCTGCTGGACATCACCAACGGCTCCGACCTGATCACCGTCTCCTGGAGCCGGCTGACCGGCCACGACAAGGCGATGCTCATCGGCAACAGCGACTCCGCGACCGGCGACCGCGGCAAGCTCCGGATCACCCTGCACCACAACGAGTTCGCGGCCGTCGTCCAGCGCGCACCCCGCGTCCGCTTCGGCCAGGTGCACCTCTACAACAACCGCTACGTCATCCCCGAGGGCACCGACCACCGCTACTCGCTCGGCATCGGCACCGAGTCGCGCGTGTACGCCGAGAACAACGCCTTCACGGCGCCCGGCCACATCGAGGTGGCCGACCTGGTCAAGAGCTGGAACGGCACGGCCCTGCACGCGACCGGCACCCTGTTCAACGGTTACCCGGTCGACCTGCGCACCATCCACAACGCCTACAACTCCGGCAGCGAGCGCGACCTGACGGCCGACGTCGGCCCGCGGCCCACCCTGCACGGGCGGATCGACAGCGCCGCGACGGCCGACCGAGCGGTCGCCGACGGCGCGGGCGCCGGGAGGATCCGGTGA